The following proteins are encoded in a genomic region of Fusarium oxysporum f. sp. lycopersici 4287 chromosome 1, whole genome shotgun sequence:
- a CDS encoding 1-phosphatidylinositol phosphodiesterase, which yields MAHLTIRNLTINPIELIEIERFEGQTVRTGNVLSNMTSHISGFIKATDFSSRQTQAKGDPIHKEKASVKVEPFKTKDSGIRAADKNKEVVRLTFKYEDHKYQVDIPSPSNKSSVMKNLDGGKHDLTVVYTPNGAFLAIFSSAQLHRWMHELHDEWPLTLLSIPGTHNSPTCYTALPSVRCQAVDVMEQLKNGVRFLDVRVSVSPDDDELALVHSVFPISLTGTKYFKDMLEDIYKFLDENSSETVIMSIKREGTGKGNDEQLGKYLKHSYVDKRRSRWWTEPKIPTLGGARGRIVIVRRFNLDGEMKKTCWDGRGWGIDAGAWPDNCEDGKVPGGIIRVQDFYEITESQNIEKKIEYCRRQLERAAEQTFALAGMDGHKEGASLPPLFVNFLTASNFFNATCWPERIAAKVNPSVIEYLCMCHGEDGKGPNKLKIGSAGTGVVVTDWVGHKDDWDLIRCIVGMNARLQLKK from the coding sequence ATGGCTCACCTCACCATTCGCAATCTTACTATTAACCCAATCGAGCTCATTGAAATCGAGAGGTTCGAGGGCCAAACTGTGAGAACTGGCAATGTTCTCTCAAATATGACAAGCCATATCAGtggcttcatcaaggctACTGACTTCAGCTCTCGTCAAACCCAGGCCAAGGGCGATCCCATCCACAAGGAAAAGGCCTCTGTCAAAGTTGAGCCcttcaagaccaaggatTCTGGAATCCGAGCCGCCGACAAGAATAAGGAGGTGGTCCGTCTTACCTTCAAATATGAGGATCACAAGTATCAAGTCGACATCCCCAGCCCCTCCAACAAATCTTCTGTCATGAAGAACCTGGACGGAGGTAAACATGATCTCACTGTCGTTTATACCCCCAACGGTGCCTTccttgccatcttctcttctgccCAGCTGCATCGCTGGATGCACGAGCTTCACGACGAATGGCCACTCACCCTGCTTTCGATTCCTGGCACGCACAATTCTCCTACATGCTATACTGCGCTTCCTTCTGTTCGATGTCAAGCAGTTGACGTTATGGAGCAACTCAAAAATGGTGTTCGGTTCCTCGACGTTCGAGTGTCCGTGAGTCctgacgatgatgaacttgCTCTTGTCCACAGCGTGTTTCCCATTTCCTTGACTGGCACCAAGTACTTCAAAGACATGCTCGAGGATATTTACAAGTTCCTCGACGAGAACAGCAGTGAGACTGTCATCATGAGTATCAAGCGCGAAGGTACTGGAAAGGGCAACGACGAACAACTCGGAAAATATCTGAAGCACAGCTACGTCGATAAAAGACGAAGTCGATGGTGGACTGAGCCCAAGATTCCAACTCTGGGTGGTGCCCGTGGTCGCATTGTCATCGTCCGCCGCTTCAACTTGGACGgcgagatgaagaagacatgCTGGGATGGTCGAGGTTGGGGTATTGATGCAGGCGCCTGGCCCGATAACTGTGAGGACGGCAAGGTGCCAGGAGGTATCATCCGTGTCCAAGACTTTTACGAAATTACCGAGAGCCAGaacattgagaagaagattgagtACTGCCGTCGGCAACTCGAACGCGCTGCTGAGCAGACCTTTGCTCTCGCCGGGATGGATGGTCATAAGGAGGGTGCTAGTTTACCCCCCTTGTTCGTCAACTTCCTCACAGCAagcaacttcttcaacgCAACCTGCTGGCCAGAGCGTATTGCCGCCAAGGTCAACCCCTCTGTTATCGAGTACCTCTGCATGTGCCACGGCGAGGATGGCAAGGGGCcaaacaagctcaagatcggTTCTGCAGGTACAGGAGTCGTCGTTACCGACTGGGTAGGCCACAAGGATGATTGGGATTTGATCCGCTGTATTGTTGGAATGAACGCGAGGCTGCAGCTCAAGAAATAA